From Chromatiales bacterium, one genomic window encodes:
- the yghU gene encoding glutathione-dependent disulfide-bond oxidoreductase, with amino-acid sequence MSDSPAWSPPAVWTWKPGNGGAFANINRPTAGARFEAELPVGKHPLQLYSLATPNGMKVTIMLEELLALGHAGAEYDAYTIDIGQGQQFGSGFVALNPNSKIPALLDRSGPEPVRVFESGAILLYLADKFGALLPQDHAARTEALSWLFWQTGAGPFVGGGFGHFYKYADIKIEYAIDRYAMEVKRQLDVLDQRLALHTYLAGDDYSIADIACWPWYGGVVSNEVYGAAGFLDVQSYPHVLRWTASIAGREAVQRGRRVNRVSGEVDQQLRERHAASDFDRTPSGKPEGA; translated from the coding sequence ATGAGTGATTCCCCCGCCTGGTCGCCGCCGGCAGTGTGGACATGGAAGCCCGGTAACGGCGGTGCGTTCGCCAACATCAACCGCCCCACGGCGGGTGCGCGCTTCGAGGCAGAGCTGCCTGTCGGCAAGCACCCCCTGCAGCTCTACTCACTCGCGACACCGAACGGCATGAAGGTGACCATCATGCTTGAGGAACTGCTCGCGCTGGGGCACGCGGGGGCCGAGTACGACGCCTATACGATCGACATCGGCCAAGGGCAGCAGTTCGGCAGCGGCTTTGTCGCCCTGAACCCGAACTCCAAGATCCCTGCGTTGCTGGACCGGAGCGGGCCCGAACCGGTGCGCGTCTTCGAGTCCGGCGCCATCCTGCTGTACCTGGCCGACAAGTTTGGCGCGTTGCTGCCACAGGACCATGCGGCCCGGACGGAGGCGCTGTCGTGGCTCTTCTGGCAGACGGGTGCCGGGCCCTTCGTGGGTGGCGGCTTTGGGCATTTCTACAAGTATGCGGATATCAAGATCGAGTACGCCATCGACCGCTACGCGATGGAGGTCAAGCGGCAGCTCGACGTGCTCGACCAGCGCCTCGCCCTGCACACGTACCTGGCCGGTGACGACTACAGTATCGCCGACATCGCCTGCTGGCCGTGGTACGGCGGCGTGGTCAGCAACGAGGTGTACGGCGCAGCCGGGTTCCTCGACGTGCAGTCCTATCCCCACGTCTTGCGCTGGACGGCCAGCATCGCCGGGCGCGAAGCCGTGCAGCGCGGACGGCGCGTCAACCGTGTGTCGGGTGAGGTGGAC
- a CDS encoding peptide-methionine (S)-S-oxide reductase — MDWICKGVTQILPASKFYPAEGYHQDYYQKNPLRYKFYRYNCRRDARLEQIWGSPE; from the coding sequence ATTGATTGGATATGCAAGGGCGTCACTCAGATCCTCCCCGCCTCAAAATTCTATCCCGCCGAGGGCTACCATCAGGATTACTACCAGAAGAATCCTCTCCGCTACAAATTCTATCGATACAACTGCAGACGTGATGCCCGACTGGAGCAGATCTGGGGCAGCCCGGAATGA
- a CDS encoding MFS transporter: MNSPQSIEKRGPLASLMQAMSMIEPNEVKAAFASFAFVFILMTAYNILKPIRDSMASDWSDAEVSWLWTINLFVTLGMNLLYSLALSVARLKVVVPALYAFFSVSFLVFAFGSDYFSNIELVNKTFYVWISMFALFHVSVFWSFMADLFSKEQAKRLFGFIATGASVGGLVGPLVPVFLAKVVSNEGLMVMAAVMLVLVIPTIAYLERLKVTELHNADSATTPARQTLGGNPFAGFTLLLKSPFLLGIAVFLFFYTSLGSFIYFELKNLLKPYDPEVRTQIQSGITWAINVLTILTAVFATSRLTTRFGMSVALAIIPVMMIGGLLAVSVVTSVWIVVFAQVALKAGNYAITRPAREMLFTLVDRETRFKTKPVIDTLVYRLGDTLNAWSFTALSEGLGLGMSPLAIIGAVIAAVWAFMGVVLGRAYRKDKGEVEGGAAS; this comes from the coding sequence ATGAATTCTCCACAATCCATCGAAAAACGTGGCCCGCTCGCCAGCCTGATGCAGGCCATGTCCATGATCGAGCCCAACGAGGTCAAAGCTGCGTTCGCATCTTTTGCCTTCGTGTTCATCCTGATGACCGCATACAACATCCTTAAGCCGATCCGCGATTCCATGGCGTCGGACTGGTCGGATGCCGAAGTGAGCTGGTTGTGGACCATCAACCTGTTCGTCACGCTGGGTATGAATTTGTTGTACAGCCTGGCACTGTCGGTGGCACGTCTGAAAGTCGTGGTGCCTGCCTTGTATGCCTTTTTTTCTGTCAGCTTTCTGGTGTTCGCTTTCGGCAGCGACTACTTCAGCAACATCGAGCTGGTGAACAAGACCTTCTATGTATGGATCAGCATGTTCGCGCTGTTTCATGTGTCCGTGTTCTGGAGCTTCATGGCCGACCTGTTCAGCAAGGAACAGGCCAAGCGCCTGTTTGGCTTCATCGCCACCGGCGCCAGCGTCGGCGGCCTGGTCGGACCGTTGGTACCAGTGTTTCTTGCCAAGGTAGTCAGCAATGAAGGCCTGATGGTGATGGCGGCAGTGATGCTGGTGCTGGTCATTCCCACCATTGCATATCTGGAGCGACTGAAAGTCACTGAGCTACACAATGCCGACAGCGCGACCACACCTGCCAGGCAAACGCTGGGTGGCAATCCTTTCGCCGGCTTCACGTTATTGCTCAAGAGCCCGTTTTTGCTGGGCATTGCCGTGTTCCTGTTCTTCTACACTTCGCTAGGTTCGTTTATCTACTTTGAATTGAAGAACCTGCTCAAGCCCTACGACCCTGAAGTGCGTACCCAGATCCAGTCCGGCATTACCTGGGCCATCAATGTGCTGACCATTCTCACGGCAGTGTTCGCCACCAGCCGACTGACGACCCGCTTTGGCATGAGCGTCGCACTGGCTATCATTCCCGTGATGATGATAGGCGGCTTGCTTGCGGTATCGGTGGTCACGAGCGTATGGATCGTGGTGTTCGCGCAGGTGGCATTGAAGGCGGGCAACTACGCTATCACCCGTCCGGCACGCGAAATGCTGTTTACGCTGGTGGATCGTGAGACCCGCTTCAAGACCAAGCCTGTGATCGACACGCTGGTTTATCGTCTGGGGGATACCTTGAATGCGTGGTCATTCACTGCATTGTCAGAAGGCCTGGGCCTGGGTATGTCACCGCTGGCGATTATTGGTGCGGTTATTGCCGCAGTCTGGGCCTTCATGGGCGTGGTGCTGGGACGTGCTTATCGCAAGGATAAGGGTGAAGTCGAGGGTGGTGCGGCCAGCTAA
- a CDS encoding DUF1838 family protein, which produces MSSSRITRRTFAASIAAASVVTSLAKAAPVRSTRGSINPIADLPMIYRKLRYTTVDGVVLWWFTGAKYGQRDAKFQPMYGVETCNWNRVKQLPGGGFSVTVLECAFYTDLSTGKVLRRLDNPYTGRTVEIPYAVVGPVTAQYDAKSNLIPLSEIGGSRIRMKTANGPVTLLGDTVWMKTRNDFQLVPKSGGAERQVNEWATYVSNVGEITDPAVTSILATVDLVEVTTWPKWLDMAGQPGSMMGQISGQKVSAFEDMPQDFRRRLIEVFPSVAKDPIAALDRPEAELVH; this is translated from the coding sequence ATGAGCTCATCAAGAATTACGCGGCGTACCTTTGCCGCCAGCATAGCGGCCGCATCTGTCGTTACGAGCCTTGCCAAGGCAGCCCCCGTCCGTAGCACGCGCGGCTCAATCAACCCAATTGCAGATCTGCCGATGATCTATCGGAAACTGCGTTATACAACGGTTGACGGCGTCGTATTGTGGTGGTTCACAGGTGCGAAGTATGGGCAGCGTGACGCAAAATTTCAGCCGATGTACGGTGTCGAGACATGCAACTGGAACCGCGTCAAGCAGCTGCCAGGCGGCGGATTCTCCGTTACTGTACTGGAGTGCGCGTTCTACACCGACCTCTCTACCGGGAAGGTCCTGCGGCGACTTGACAATCCCTATACAGGCCGTACCGTCGAGATTCCTTACGCGGTCGTGGGCCCGGTCACGGCTCAGTATGATGCGAAGTCGAATCTGATACCGCTGAGTGAGATTGGTGGTTCGCGCATCCGGATGAAGACAGCTAACGGCCCGGTGACCCTGCTCGGCGACACAGTGTGGATGAAGACGCGGAATGACTTCCAGCTTGTTCCGAAATCTGGGGGTGCGGAACGACAGGTCAATGAGTGGGCCACTTACGTCTCGAATGTTGGCGAGATCACCGATCCGGCGGTCACGAGCATCCTTGCCACGGTAGACCTGGTGGAAGTGACGACCTGGCCCAAGTGGCTCGATATGGCGGGTCAACCCGGGTCAATGATGGGGCAGATCTCCGGGCAGAAAGTGAGCGCCTTCGAAGACATGCCGCAGGACTTCCGGCGTCGACTGATCGAAGTGTTCCCCTCGGTTGCGAAGGATCCGATCGCAGCGCTTGATCGCCCCGAAGCGGAGCTCGTCCACTGA
- a CDS encoding TonB-dependent receptor: protein MSARTTTTYIALAAIVAGSLLSSGSVFAEEAIETIVVTARKRAESLQEVPLSISAFTAAQIESEGTTSIDDIAMRTPGFSMHTTFGRQDFDRPVIRGQSNILGDPNVSFFIDGVFVNGSITTTTMNNLERVEVIKGPQAALFGRATFAGAVNYVTKIPGNDFETKASVTAAQDSDYRGSVSVSGPIIEDKLSFYLGASSDTFDGQFKSPQSDGTTRDVGGEKTTSFDGVLYATPMDNLTVKLRLSRSRSNDDMYVQALQDSSKNNFSLFDPVTNPYSPEYYKGVIDTGPTTFPSSCLEIEQRSAADGDPVSCGVTTQVRRAHLTTEYNLRDWTLMASAAYNHYDNTVVIDGDYRQGFGLSGLLQLDFGSRVDDSAYEFRVSSPTDRKIRVEAGYYNYDEDEDDLQQRAFSSFGVIKVPSSDVEDVKNSSYFGSIEVDITDQVTASLEGRYGKDERILNEGRPINIGAGTPEAFEVSPSATFYSFTPRATLDWHVTDNANTYVYVAKGNKPGSFNKEIYRPLVTAAEFLRWQAAGELAIEEEEAWTYEIGAKTNWLDNRLILNVAAYYIDWSNQGLTSSRLIEETDGTPYPGSAILNIGKSEVKGVEVEAVWRATDRLTVSGTTAYADATITSYTDFQQAILFDFQDGTIDYSPSLTPSQKQAFTDREGNVAGNKLPNTSEWQFTLSTAWDDQLGSTGWDWFARADYQTESSRYAQIHNLAETGWSRNLNLRAGVKNERYTLTAWVNNATDDDTANAVTRGRDFLATERTLSGDRLRGFTYGVPRQRQLGITAAITF from the coding sequence ATGAGCGCACGCACAACAACTACTTACATTGCCTTGGCAGCCATAGTTGCCGGGAGCTTGCTGAGTTCAGGCAGCGTTTTCGCCGAGGAAGCTATAGAAACGATCGTCGTCACGGCGCGGAAGAGGGCTGAGAGCCTCCAGGAAGTCCCGTTGTCAATCTCGGCCTTCACTGCCGCTCAAATCGAAAGCGAGGGCACGACGAGCATCGACGATATCGCGATGCGTACTCCTGGATTCTCCATGCATACGACGTTTGGCCGGCAGGATTTCGATCGTCCCGTGATACGCGGACAGTCAAACATCCTGGGAGATCCCAACGTGTCGTTTTTTATCGATGGGGTGTTCGTTAACGGTTCTATTACTACCACTACAATGAACAATCTTGAGCGTGTGGAAGTCATTAAAGGGCCGCAGGCTGCGCTATTCGGCCGCGCAACGTTCGCCGGCGCCGTTAATTACGTTACAAAAATTCCGGGCAATGATTTCGAGACCAAAGCTTCGGTGACGGCTGCCCAAGACAGTGATTACCGCGGATCTGTATCAGTGTCTGGGCCAATCATCGAGGATAAACTGTCTTTCTATCTTGGCGCGAGCAGCGATACATTCGACGGGCAATTCAAGTCCCCTCAGTCGGACGGTACGACGCGGGATGTCGGTGGCGAGAAAACCACTTCCTTCGACGGGGTGCTCTATGCAACGCCGATGGATAATCTGACTGTCAAGCTTCGATTGTCACGCTCCAGGTCGAATGACGATATGTACGTTCAGGCGTTGCAAGATTCCAGCAAGAACAATTTCTCGCTTTTTGACCCTGTCACCAACCCATACTCCCCTGAGTACTACAAGGGTGTGATAGATACGGGCCCGACAACGTTCCCGAGCAGTTGCCTGGAAATCGAGCAAAGGTCGGCGGCCGATGGCGACCCTGTCAGTTGCGGCGTAACTACGCAAGTCAGGCGGGCCCATCTAACGACTGAATACAATCTTCGCGACTGGACGTTAATGGCATCCGCAGCCTACAACCACTACGACAACACCGTAGTTATCGATGGAGACTATCGTCAGGGCTTTGGGTTGAGTGGTCTTCTGCAGCTTGATTTTGGATCGAGGGTCGACGATAGCGCATACGAATTCAGGGTTTCCAGTCCCACGGACCGCAAAATTCGGGTGGAGGCGGGATACTACAACTACGACGAGGATGAAGACGATCTGCAGCAGCGTGCCTTCAGCTCGTTCGGCGTAATCAAGGTTCCGTCGTCCGATGTTGAGGATGTAAAAAACAGCTCCTATTTTGGCTCTATTGAGGTCGATATCACCGACCAGGTCACGGCCAGCCTGGAAGGGCGATACGGAAAGGATGAACGTATCCTCAACGAGGGTCGGCCGATAAACATCGGTGCGGGAACGCCGGAGGCTTTCGAGGTAAGCCCTTCGGCCACGTTCTACAGCTTTACCCCTCGCGCGACGCTTGATTGGCACGTGACAGATAATGCGAATACCTATGTCTATGTGGCCAAGGGAAACAAGCCGGGTAGTTTCAATAAAGAGATTTACAGGCCGCTGGTAACGGCTGCGGAATTTCTCAGGTGGCAGGCGGCCGGCGAGCTGGCGATCGAAGAAGAAGAGGCATGGACCTACGAGATAGGTGCTAAAACAAATTGGCTGGACAACCGGCTCATCCTGAACGTGGCGGCATACTATATCGATTGGTCCAACCAGGGGTTGACCTCGAGTCGCCTGATAGAAGAGACCGACGGAACCCCCTATCCCGGATCCGCCATCTTGAATATCGGCAAGTCCGAGGTTAAGGGCGTAGAGGTCGAGGCTGTCTGGCGCGCAACCGACAGGCTTACTGTATCCGGCACAACGGCTTACGCCGACGCAACGATCACCTCGTATACGGACTTTCAGCAGGCCATATTGTTTGATTTTCAGGACGGAACAATCGATTACAGTCCGAGTCTCACCCCGTCGCAGAAGCAGGCTTTCACTGATCGAGAGGGTAACGTAGCCGGTAACAAACTCCCTAATACTTCTGAGTGGCAGTTCACCCTTTCTACCGCGTGGGATGATCAGCTCGGGAGCACTGGCTGGGACTGGTTCGCTCGTGCCGATTACCAAACCGAATCGTCTCGGTACGCGCAAATCCATAATCTCGCTGAAACCGGCTGGAGTCGCAATCTCAACCTTCGGGCGGGCGTTAAAAACGAGAGATACACGCTTACCGCGTGGGTTAACAATGCGACCGATGACGACACGGCCAATGCGGTCACGCGGGGAAGAGACTTCCTGGCGACGGAAAGAACTCTTAGCGGGGACAGATTGCGCGGCTTTACCTATGGTGTGCCGCGACAGCGCCAACTTGGTATCACGGCTGCGATTACGTTTTGA
- a CDS encoding NAD(P)H-binding protein: MNILKIMAFCLFGICVLGDAVAEQTVFVAGGSGRTGLAIVEVLSNAGYHVLASTRNAERARQKYGDAIDWVEVDLLDTTRLVDAVKGADFVVSAVGHGDFVGVEAPQFVAYLAIRNLVDAAKAAQVKQVVLISSATAGHVRGVDHRNEARFGFVLYWMTKGEDYLRASGLPYTIIGPGGLANDFMANLIGFDLEASKTWGVKLLPRPEYKQAFVSRSGVAYVIDKALKDPSARNKAVAVIWDKSVPASTVTGSYAAIPEEVPTRSYLTP; the protein is encoded by the coding sequence ATGAACATTTTAAAGATCATGGCCTTTTGCCTTTTCGGTATTTGCGTTCTGGGCGATGCCGTAGCGGAGCAAACAGTATTCGTTGCTGGCGGGTCTGGCCGGACAGGGCTCGCCATCGTTGAGGTTTTGAGTAACGCCGGCTATCACGTACTCGCTTCCACCCGCAACGCCGAACGTGCCAGACAGAAATACGGCGATGCAATCGATTGGGTGGAGGTAGATCTGCTTGATACCACACGACTTGTGGACGCAGTCAAGGGAGCCGACTTCGTGGTCAGTGCCGTTGGCCATGGCGACTTCGTTGGTGTGGAGGCCCCACAGTTCGTTGCATACCTGGCGATACGCAATCTTGTTGATGCAGCCAAGGCCGCTCAGGTCAAACAGGTTGTCCTGATCTCATCAGCGACAGCCGGACATGTTCGCGGTGTCGATCACCGAAACGAAGCTCGCTTCGGCTTTGTCCTGTATTGGATGACAAAGGGCGAAGACTACCTTAGGGCGAGTGGCCTGCCTTATACAATCATCGGTCCGGGTGGACTGGCCAACGATTTCATGGCAAACCTCATCGGGTTTGATCTCGAAGCGTCCAAAACTTGGGGTGTCAAACTTCTTCCACGCCCCGAATACAAGCAGGCTTTCGTTTCCAGGAGCGGTGTAGCCTACGTAATAGACAAGGCACTAAAGGACCCAAGCGCTCGAAACAAGGCGGTTGCGGTAATTTGGGACAAGTCCGTCCCTGCCAGCACAGTGACTGGCTCATATGCGGCTATTCCGGAGGAAGTTCCCACCCGGAGCTACCTCACGCCATGA
- a CDS encoding DUF1838 family protein: MATAGAGGLLSAPTLSAAQPRYDFSDPVDNLRAFVKITGDLTGRETYQWSSGRLFGSTPGKLAEPLADVQACRKQQYLKIADGYRCLYRGMIIFFEPRSDNVLGIFDNPYTGKRNDVTHYRTQLSEYTITPQGYRGGITEIGESGVPRKAPFLLDWTVAGDDVWVIHDERLKYTRPDGGNVRIDNLLNQYHCRLGELDDTELSSVGCDLSWRAELTWFPWMGMDDYPGHIFWGGMGRKYHEIDDLPNQLVTAADAIWPGAMGQPLIQSCLSLASSALLRQQHHGDQGLASNRVMQND, encoded by the coding sequence ATGGCAACCGCCGGAGCAGGCGGATTATTATCGGCCCCAACTTTGAGCGCTGCACAGCCCCGATACGACTTTTCCGATCCTGTGGATAATCTGCGGGCTTTCGTCAAGATCACAGGCGATCTGACAGGCCGGGAGACTTACCAATGGTCAAGCGGACGTCTCTTTGGTTCAACACCTGGAAAACTGGCGGAACCGCTGGCTGACGTCCAGGCATGCCGTAAACAGCAGTATCTAAAGATTGCGGACGGCTACCGCTGCCTTTACCGGGGAATGATCATCTTCTTCGAACCGCGAAGCGATAACGTTCTTGGAATCTTCGACAATCCGTATACGGGTAAGCGAAACGATGTCACCCACTATCGGACGCAGCTTAGCGAGTACACAATCACACCGCAGGGCTACCGCGGCGGCATTACGGAAATTGGCGAATCCGGAGTACCCCGGAAAGCGCCGTTCCTGTTGGACTGGACGGTGGCTGGCGATGACGTGTGGGTAATTCATGACGAGCGCCTGAAGTACACTCGCCCCGACGGGGGGAATGTTCGCATCGACAATCTGCTCAACCAGTATCATTGCCGGCTGGGCGAACTGGACGATACGGAACTGTCATCGGTTGGATGCGACTTGAGCTGGCGGGCCGAGTTGACCTGGTTTCCCTGGATGGGCATGGACGACTATCCAGGTCACATCTTCTGGGGCGGGATGGGGCGGAAGTACCACGAAATCGACGATCTCCCCAATCAGCTGGTAACGGCAGCTGATGCGATCTGGCCCGGCGCCATGGGCCAACCCCTGATACAGAGCTGCTTGAGCCTTGCCAGTTCCGCCCTGCTGAGGCAACAGCATCATGGAGATCAAGGCCTGGCGTCTAACAGGGTGATGCAAAACGACTGA
- a CDS encoding MFS transporter, with the protein MTVKDGSGMYYGWVIAVSAAVILVVTNGMTLGGLNVFDRPLLDALKEATGGPVSLSDFKLRDAITLAVSGLMAPLAGAAADRFGVRPLMIIGALLLSAGYYLYSTVDSLSDIYAIHILFASALASCGLIVNVILVSRWFVKDRGLALGIALAGTSLGNGTLPPLNAILMEAVGWQSAFRWISLLPLFLIPVILFVVREHPANLDRQMPVAKANGAAPASITSLTLGTAIRTPNFWILALIAMFTFFAIIGTQAHLNLYMLGQGFDQTGASLSYTVLFYLGLIGKIASGFLADRVGCQRIFIGTLTTMAIGAGILTLSGNNAIWAGLVCFGLGWGGLYTLLQLLAADYFGPRHLGKILGAITVLDTFGGGMGPAMIGAIFDRTGSYNQAFILVTGLVVAALLLATQFRLTRSAPAA; encoded by the coding sequence ATGACGGTCAAAGACGGTAGCGGCATGTACTACGGGTGGGTCATTGCCGTATCGGCGGCCGTCATCCTGGTGGTTACAAATGGCATGACGCTGGGAGGCTTGAACGTCTTCGACCGGCCACTGCTCGACGCACTGAAGGAGGCCACGGGCGGCCCTGTCAGTCTTAGCGATTTCAAGTTGCGGGACGCGATCACGCTTGCGGTCAGCGGGCTCATGGCGCCCCTGGCGGGTGCTGCTGCCGACCGCTTCGGCGTCCGCCCCTTGATGATAATCGGTGCGCTGTTGTTGTCGGCCGGATACTACCTTTACTCAACCGTCGACAGCCTCAGCGACATTTACGCCATTCACATTCTGTTTGCCTCGGCGCTCGCCTCCTGCGGCCTGATAGTCAACGTGATCCTGGTATCGCGATGGTTCGTCAAGGACCGGGGCCTGGCCCTCGGAATCGCGCTGGCAGGCACCAGTCTCGGCAACGGCACGCTGCCACCCCTCAATGCCATCTTGATGGAAGCCGTTGGCTGGCAGTCTGCCTTCCGATGGATCAGCCTGTTGCCGCTGTTTCTGATTCCGGTGATTTTGTTTGTCGTCCGGGAGCATCCGGCCAATCTGGATCGGCAGATGCCGGTTGCGAAGGCGAATGGCGCTGCACCGGCAAGCATCACCAGCCTGACACTGGGCACAGCAATTCGCACACCGAATTTCTGGATCCTGGCCTTGATTGCGATGTTTACCTTCTTTGCGATCATTGGTACGCAAGCCCACCTGAATCTCTACATGCTCGGCCAGGGTTTCGATCAGACCGGGGCGAGTTTGAGCTACACGGTACTGTTCTACCTGGGATTGATTGGCAAGATCGCCAGCGGTTTTCTGGCAGACAGAGTCGGCTGTCAACGCATTTTTATCGGCACGCTGACGACCATGGCCATCGGTGCCGGCATCCTTACGCTGTCGGGGAACAATGCGATATGGGCTGGCCTGGTCTGCTTCGGCCTCGGCTGGGGCGGATTGTATACATTGCTGCAACTCCTCGCGGCCGACTACTTTGGCCCGCGGCATCTGGGCAAGATCCTGGGCGCTATCACCGTACTCGATACATTCGGCGGCGGCATGGGGCCGGCGATGATCGGCGCCATCTTTGACCGTACGGGATCCTACAATCAGGCCTTCATTCTGGTTACCGGACTCGTTGTGGCCGCGTTGCTGTTGGCGACTCAGTTCCGGTTGACACGGTCTGCACCGGCGGCCTGA
- a CDS encoding FAD-dependent oxidoreductase: protein MRTALDLESQGLSVKVLEARNHVGGRLYTLDDVPGAPEAGGNVIGGFYARVQDTVTRLGERVAFHLNGKYVTADEWPDYRNNPFPTSLRAKMPWNFTLAALAPDNPLKDLDDRLLPAAHRYDEPLADTLKRAGISDAAIKLGVGENQVYGRSPTGVSTLHLYQLLT, encoded by the coding sequence TTGAGAACTGCTCTGGATCTGGAGTCACAGGGGCTGTCCGTCAAGGTACTGGAGGCAAGGAACCACGTCGGTGGTCGACTGTATACGCTCGATGATGTGCCGGGCGCACCGGAGGCCGGCGGCAACGTCATCGGCGGCTTTTACGCACGGGTGCAGGACACCGTCACGCGCCTCGGCGAACGGGTCGCGTTTCACCTGAATGGCAAATACGTGACGGCCGATGAATGGCCCGATTACCGGAACAATCCCTTCCCGACCAGCCTGCGGGCGAAAATGCCCTGGAACTTCACGCTTGCGGCACTAGCGCCGGACAATCCGCTCAAGGACCTGGATGACCGGCTGCTGCCTGCAGCGCACCGCTACGATGAACCGCTGGCCGACACGCTGAAACGCGCAGGCATTTCCGATGCGGCCATCAAGCTGGGTGTCGGCGAGAACCAAGTCTATGGCCGATCGCCGACCGGGGTTTCCACGCTGCATCTTTACCAGTTACTGACCTAA
- a CDS encoding FAD-dependent oxidoreductase: MPEARATALKEPVKLDCAVNAIHDRGESVAVETADGIFEAGRVVVTLPAPALRRIRMTPELPAVQRRGIDTLAYSTVTQVQFRVDDAYWEQDGLPPTL, encoded by the coding sequence ATGCCAGAAGCCAGGGCCACTGCGCTGAAGGAACCCGTTAAGTTGGACTGCGCGGTGAATGCCATCCACGACCGCGGCGAATCTGTGGCCGTGGAAACCGCGGACGGTATCTTCGAGGCCGGGCGGGTCGTCGTAACGCTGCCGGCACCGGCATTGCGACGGATCCGGATGACCCCTGAACTGCCCGCAGTGCAGCGGCGGGGCATAGACACCCTAGCCTACAGCACGGTCACACAAGTGCAGTTTCGCGTTGATGACGCTTATTGGGAGCAGGATGGCCTGCCGCCGACGCTGTGA
- a CDS encoding FAD-dependent oxidoreductase: MGQLLAYPYSLGGATKSAAVWLSGTDALEADKLSSEALVKRSMAVVKRIRPKAAKALTPLKVFSRQKERYTGGTWASWAPGQISAFANEIGQRHGRIHFAGEHTARLERGMEGAMESADLVVMEVLERTLERSERYSSGLSAKKVSNARSAVALRSTAEAATSSRQNGPRRPLAAFQRTLDPG; this comes from the coding sequence ATCGGGCAGCTACTGGCCTACCCCTACAGTCTAGGCGGCGCGACAAAATCTGCCGCCGTCTGGTTATCAGGCACCGATGCCCTCGAAGCCGACAAGCTCTCATCCGAAGCACTGGTGAAACGCAGCATGGCAGTGGTAAAACGCATCCGTCCCAAAGCCGCCAAAGCGCTTACGCCTCTGAAGGTTTTCTCCCGGCAGAAGGAACGCTACACGGGTGGCACCTGGGCCTCTTGGGCACCTGGCCAGATCAGTGCTTTCGCCAACGAAATCGGCCAGCGCCACGGGCGTATTCATTTTGCCGGTGAACATACTGCACGCCTGGAGCGTGGCATGGAAGGCGCGATGGAATCTGCAGACTTGGTGGTAATGGAGGTCCTTGAGCGCACGCTCGAGAGATCCGAACGGTATTCATCCGGGCTGTCGGCAAAAAAAGTCAGCAATGCGCGGTCGGCTGTCGCGCTACGTTCAACGGCTGAAGCCGCAACATCATCTCGCCAAAATGGCCCTCGCCGCCCGCTCGCCGCTTTCCAGCGCACCCTCGATCCCGGATGA
- a CDS encoding FAD-dependent oxidoreductase, which yields MAAHCICTVPFAALREIKISARLPSPVKRMIASLPYTHATFAYIAASEPFRHSDGFAETLWSDDPMIGRVFVLGDEPAMLKAWINGPAADRIDAMDPATAGAEIIRQIENARPSAKGKLQLLRLYSWQKDRYARGIYHHMGAGQAADLAAAAQYTGQRLYFAGEHLAQTSSGIEGALESGERAARAILAR from the coding sequence TTGGCAGCGCATTGTATTTGCACGGTGCCTTTTGCTGCCTTGCGCGAAATAAAAATAAGCGCGCGACTGCCGTCGCCGGTCAAGCGCATGATTGCAAGCCTGCCTTACACGCACGCGACCTTCGCCTATATCGCCGCGTCAGAGCCCTTCCGGCACAGCGATGGCTTTGCCGAAACGCTGTGGAGCGATGACCCGATGATCGGGCGCGTCTTTGTGCTGGGCGATGAACCGGCGATGCTCAAAGCCTGGATCAATGGCCCTGCCGCAGACCGGATCGATGCAATGGATCCGGCCACCGCGGGTGCCGAAATCATCCGGCAGATTGAAAATGCCAGACCATCGGCAAAAGGAAAACTGCAGTTGCTGCGTCTGTACAGCTGGCAGAAAGATCGGTATGCCCGCGGGATCTACCATCACATGGGGGCGGGGCAAGCTGCTGATCTGGCCGCGGCGGCCCAATATACCGGCCAACGCCTCTATTTCGCCGGTGAGCATCTCGCGCAGACCTCATCCGGGATCGAGGGTGCGCTGGAAAGCGGCGAGCGGGCGGCGAGGGCCATTTTGGCGAGATGA